A single Amphiura filiformis chromosome 19, Afil_fr2py, whole genome shotgun sequence DNA region contains:
- the LOC140140753 gene encoding uncharacterized protein, which translates to MAGIVPTQNADVDTDDMSKEEKALLICGICRQLIDHPKYLPCLHTFCCKCIPTQKDGANITTDNTENTDVIQCPTCRQISRSPLAEGASSLPNNIIVAKMKDEKLARDKLKTKHAQIQCTNCTRTLRNAVARCVACDDFMCERCLESHNSIRALKQHLVITITEFRLGKVPQRNASLHPDFCPKHKSETLRFYCETCGVAICRDCIVVEHPRPEHRHVDIEEAIRLQNNEIQMLTTQCVQLEENIESNMDQSNKISDVAKKAISDAKAVLDTSVENIKLKFLESLEQSRRQIEDRIIEIEQNRYALIQQDILELESVKSRMNVALTMSTQLQKVQLSLDSDAANVYAVVASALRNVCAVNLRKTDNKLAFIEFIPHEQSTFELPDIGQIRDDLNDKSAETETVSSLSNSSVINHEENEAMVSDTPLEVKDDEIGVPMLSSTRNTRAHEFTNPTIVIHKASFKDDGSSKESTKSLSDESGDKLSRFDADDVYARRETRDFERPAEILDDRQTNSSVQTSRTQSTTSESSREEYATSYADTPSSPPSSKSRGSHPEHGATRYGRILNLGRRYGSMSNLEPKYDSMSNSTPQFGRMAKLAPQYGGSMSNLEPKYDSMSPQFGRMAKLAPKYESMSNLTPQFGRMAKLAPKYGSMSNLATGYEGMTNMTKRYGSTANLAQKYASVTNLATGYDNVANLAPGFDSITNLATCSSLSMDDLHASSLRSQTSDWILERSFGHKSNGETSFAWGVVINNDNDIVVTNQNSLGMSVFGRDGRYKCSVATRSRNRDVLIIGDDYYVTSRTKFVRVYGSNGKFQRQFHAVAPASSSRLLYTVFCMTQDKATGLLVLGASYSRSACLSIHRTDGRHVNSLKIAIEPTFIAMTSQSHFIVSSHPDKLVQILDPSSGLALVTINSPSEISQWFPSGVCCSQFDDIYIANKATDRSRGIYKFTASGELLGCMTTVVASPYGLALTDDDHRMIVADYQSVKVFKLKCH; encoded by the coding sequence ATGGCTGGCATAGTACCGACACAAAACGCCGACGTTGACACCGACGATATGAGCAAAGAAGAAAAGGCACTGTTGATTTGTGGTATCTGCCGACAACTTATTGATCATCCAAAATATCTGCCTTGTCTTCACACTTTCTGTTGCAAATGCATACCGACGCAAAAAGATGGCGCCAACATAACGACCGACAATACGGAAAATACCGACGTCATTCAATGTCCGACGTGCCGACAAATTTCCAGATCACCATTGGCTGAAGGTGCGAGTAGTTTACCAAATAACATTATCGTTGCTAAAATGAAAGATGAGAAACTCGCTCGCGATAAACTGAAAACAAAACACGCACAAATTCAATGTACTAACTGCACACGCACCCTCCGCAACGCAGTTGCTAGATGCGTCGCTTGTGATGATTTTATGTGCGAGAGATGTCTAGAATCTCATAACTCTATACGGGCTCTGAAACAACATCTTGTTATTACGATAACCGAATTCCGATTAGGAAAAGTTCCTCAACGAAATGCGTCACTACATCCAGACTTTTGTCCCAAGCATAAAAGCGAAACCTTGAGGTTTTACTGCGAAACATGTGGGGTTGCCATTTGTCGAGATTGTATTGTTGTAGAGCACCCACGTCCTGAACATCGACACGTCGATATAGAAGAAGCAATTCGactacaaaataatgaaatacagaTGTTGACTACTCAGTGCGTGCAATTAGAGGAGAACATTGAATCAAACATGGACCAAAGTAACAAAATTTCTGATGTTGCGAAGAAGGCAATAAGTGATGCGAAAGCGGTGCTTGATACCTCTGTAGAAAATATCAAGTTAAAGTTTTTGGAAAGTCTGGAGCAGAGTCGACGACAAATTGAAGATAGGATAATAGAAATAGAGCAAAATCGTTATGCTCTTATACAACAAGATATACTTGAGCTAGAGAGTGTTAAGTCTCGTATGAATGTCGCGCTAACTATGAGCACGCAGCTACAGAAAGTTCAGCTGTCGTTAGACAGTGACGCGGCAAATGTTTATGCAGTGGTGGCGTCAGCACTTAGAAATGTCTGTGCTGTGAACCTAAGGAAAACTGACAACAAACTTGCGTTTATTGAATTCATTCCACATGAGCAATCGACATTTGAACTTCCAGATATTGGGCAAATACGGGACGATTTGAATGACAAGTCTGCAGAAACAGAAACAGTGTCGAGTCTGTCGAATTCGTCAGTTATAAATCATGAAGAAAACGAAGCCATGGTGTCTGATACTCCGCTTGAAGTTAAAGATGACGAAATAGGGGTACCAATGTTGAGTAGCACAAGAAATACGCGTGCGCACGAATTTACAAACCCTACAATTGTGATACATAAAGCGTCGTTCAAAGATGACGGATCGTCGAAAGAATCAACAAAGAGCTTAAGCGACGAAAGTGGCGATAAGTTGTCCCGATTTGACGCCGACGATGTTTACGCAAGGCGCGAGACAAGAGACTTTGAAAGACCGGCTGAAATTCTAGACGATAGACAGACGAATTCTTCAGTACAGACTTCGCGTACACAATCAACCACGTCTGAAAGTAGTCGAGAAGAGTATGCAACAAGTTACGCCGATACACCCTCAAGCCCGCCCTCAAGCAAGTCTCGAGGTAGTCACCCCGAGCATGGAGCTACTAGATATGGCCGAATCTTAAATTTGGGACGCAGATATGGTAGCATGTCGAATTTGGAACCTAAATATGATAGCATGTCAAATTCGACACCCCAATTCGGCAGAATGGCAAAACTGGCGCCTCAATATGGGGGGAGTATGTCGAATTTGGAACCTAAATATGATAGTATGTCACCCCAATTTGGCAGAATGGCAAAATTGGCGCCTAAATATGAGAGTATGTCGAATTTGACACCACAATTTGGTAGAATGGCAAAATTAGCGCCTAAATATGGAAGTATGTCGAATTTGGCAACAGGGTATGAGGGTATGACCAATATGACGAAAAGATATGGTAGTACGGCTAACTTAGCACAGAAATACGCTAGTGTGACAAATTTGGCCACTGGATATGATAACGTGGCAAATTTGGCGCCCGGATTTGACAGTATAACAAATTTGGCAACTTGTTCGTCTCTAAGCATGGATGATTTGCATGCGTCGTCACTACGATCACAAACATCGGATTGGATTCTAGAGCGATCATTCGGGCATAAGAGTAATGGAGAAACCTCGTTTGCATGGGGCGTCGTTATCAACAATGACAATGACATTGTAGTCACTAATCAGAACTCCCTAGGTATGAGCGTATTTGGTCGTGATGGGCGATACAAATGCTCCGTCGCGACCAGGTCAAGAAATCGCGATGTGTTGATTATTGGCGATGACTACTATGTTACAAGCAGAACCAAATTCGTTCGAGTATACGGCAGTAATGGCAAATTCCAGCGACAATTTCACGCCGTCGCGCCGGCTTCATCGTCTAGACTTCTTTACACTGTTTTCTGCATGACTCAAGACAAAGCAACTGGTTTACTTGTCCTCGGAGCGAGTTACTCGCGAAGTGCATGCCTCAGTATCCATCGCACTGACGGTCGCCACGTCAACAGTCTCAAAATCGCTATCGAACCGACTTTCATCGCTATGACGTCACAAAGCCATTTCATAGTGAGCTCGCATCCAGATAAACTAGTACAGATATTAGACCCTTCAAGTGGTCTTGCGCTAGTCACTATAAACTCACCTAGCGAAATATCCCAATGGTTCCCGTCCGGAGTATGCTGTAGTCAGTTCGATGACATTTATATCGCCAATAAAGCAACCGATAGAAGTCGCGGGATATATAAATTCACGGCGTCTGGCGAGCTCCTAGGGTGCATGACTACGGTAGTTGCCAGTCCTTACGGGCTGGCGTTGACTGACGATGATCACCGAATGATAGTAGCAGACTATCAGTCGGTAAAAGTGTTTAAGTTGAAATGTCATTGA